TGGCGCTTAAGGCGTCTTTCCTACCTTAACGCCCCAGCCGGGCAGCTCCAGCCGGGCGGCCCCAGCCCCCCGGCCACTCCTAGACCACCCCGGCCCCGCCGCCGCTCTCAACTGCGTCGCCACCGTGCGAAACGTGCGATGGCGGGGCAAGTTTTACTCCTTACGCTTCGCCGACAAACCGCTCCCAGGCAGCTCGCTCGGGCGCATAGGGGTCCTGTTCCACATGGGGATCCGACCCAAACACGAGTAACTCCCGCTTGTCGAGGGTGTAGCGCGGCCAGTGCGGCAACCCTGCCCCGCTGCGCTCTACTCCAATCGGCAACCCTGCCCCGCTGCGCTCTGCTCCACTCGGCAACCCTGCCCCGCTGCGCTCTACTCCACTCGGCAACCCTGCCCCGCTGCGCTCTGCTCCACTCGGCAACCCTGCCCCGCTGCGCTCTGCTCCACTCGGCACCCCCGCCCCGCCAGACTCCGCACCACCGCGCACTGCCCCGCCGCCCGCTGTCGCGGCCTGTGGGACCCCGGTGAAATCGTTGGGATCGCCATTGTGGGCGAACGCGATCCAGGCCAGGTGCATGTGGTCTGCGATGGGCTGGCGGTCTGGGGCGTCGCCGGTGAAGCGTTCGACGCCGAGCTGGTGAAGGTTATTGAACACGAATGGGATTTCCAGTGCATGACATGCACCAAGCTTGCCGCCAAATGCGGTGGACTTCCAGTCAAACCGGTAGGCCCAAACGGGTGCCCCCTGCTGGGCCTGGAGGTCCGCTGTCTGCAGCATCCCGCGCACAAACACGCGGTACGTGCCCAATTTCATCAGCCGATCGTAGGTGGATTCGCCGGGCACTTCATTCAGATAGAAATCGATGATGGCGTCCGGCAAAGGCCCCAGCAGCGACTGCAGCTTGCTGCGAAGCGCGGCTTCATCGCCGGATTGCCAAGCGGGATCGTACGATGTAAACAGGCGGTACTCGTCCAGGTTGACGCCAATCATCACGGGAATGTCGCGGGCCGCGCCCGCAGCCAGTGCGCTCGGCGGGAAGTCGGGGAGAACCACGCCGTCCATCACCGGCCCAAACGGCAATCCCGCCCCCAGGCTCGCACCGACTTCGGCAAAACGCTCGGCGGGTACGGCGTGGAGTGCCGAAACGTCGCCAGGCGCAACGCCGACCTTGTCGAGGACGCGTTTGGCCACTTCGGTGGCAGAAGCACGCGTCCGGATGCCCAGGCGCCCCGAGCCGCTCTGCAGGATGGCCCGATGGAACAGCCCTTTTGCGGCAGGTGCGGCCAACAGGGCACCGACACTGCCCGCCCCGGCCGATTCTCCGAAGATGGTCACCCGCGATGGATCACCGCCGAACGCCGCGATGTTGTCGTGAACCCACTGCAGGGCCGCGATCTGATCAAGCAGGCCCAGGTTTCCGCTGGCTGCGTACGCTTCGCCGAACAGATCTCCGAGGTACAGATAGCCGAGCGCTCCCAGCCGATAGTTGATGGTCACGACCACCACGTCGCCGTTTTTGGCGAACGCGGCACCGTCGTACCAGGCGATCGCGCCCGACCCGGTGAGGTAGGAGCCCCCGTGAATCCACACCATCACCGGCCGGCGTTTGTCATCCGCTCCCTTGGACCAGACGTTCAGATACAGACAGTCTTCACTCTGCGGGAGCTTGCCTCTGCCTGCGACGCTGGACAGCACGGGGTTCTCCACCTGCAGGGAAGCTGGACCAAACGAACGGGCGTCGCGCGGTTCGGTCCAGCGATCCGGCGGCTGCGGCGCCTGAAAACGAAGATTGCCAACGGGTGGTTTCGCGAAGGGGACACCCTTCCAAACACACACGTCACCGGCCTGGAAGCCGCGCACCGGGCCGGACGTGGTGTGCACAATCAAGTCGTCGCTCATGAAACCCACGCTCCTTCGTCTTCAGGTTACCACACCACACAGGACGTACGCCTCCTGGCATGCGTTCAACGACAAAATGCCGCCCCGCAAGCCTTTTTCGGCCTGCGAGACGGCGCCATGTGGGGCGCTCCCTTCCATGTGGGGCGCTCCCGTCCGTGTGGGCGCTCCCTTCAACGAACCATCTTCAGCCCGCCGGCACGGCGGACAACGGCATCGCCGCTTCCTCCGTGTGTGCAGCCGCGCGCG
Above is a genomic segment from Alicyclobacillus cycloheptanicus containing:
- a CDS encoding carboxylesterase/lipase family protein; protein product: MSDDLIVHTTSGPVRGFQAGDVCVWKGVPFAKPPVGNLRFQAPQPPDRWTEPRDARSFGPASLQVENPVLSSVAGRGKLPQSEDCLYLNVWSKGADDKRRPVMVWIHGGSYLTGSGAIAWYDGAAFAKNGDVVVVTINYRLGALGYLYLGDLFGEAYAASGNLGLLDQIAALQWVHDNIAAFGGDPSRVTIFGESAGAGSVGALLAAPAAKGLFHRAILQSGSGRLGIRTRASATEVAKRVLDKVGVAPGDVSALHAVPAERFAEVGASLGAGLPFGPVMDGVVLPDFPPSALAAGAARDIPVMIGVNLDEYRLFTSYDPAWQSGDEAALRSKLQSLLGPLPDAIIDFYLNEVPGESTYDRLMKLGTYRVFVRGMLQTADLQAQQGAPVWAYRFDWKSTAFGGKLGACHALEIPFVFNNLHQLGVERFTGDAPDRQPIADHMHLAWIAFAHNGDPNDFTGVPQAATAGGGAVRGGAESGGAGVPSGAERSGAGLPSGAERSGAGLPSGVERSGAGLPSGAERSGAGLPIGVERSGAGLPHWPRYTLDKRELLVFGSDPHVEQDPYAPERAAWERFVGEA